A section of the Verrucomicrobium sp. GAS474 genome encodes:
- a CDS encoding TIR domain-containing protein: protein MFSLLIAYDPTAWETDQVMRMDADRFKEYTDGAEAQAVSLEKPKTLKLLEEAPALLMYEGGPEASREIVRYGTLRNIHVTGQHVTFRFTEKGRFTRADILEFSRHLSMGHWEENRTHWAIKDGDLPAALLKRLQSRYDVVLSFAGEDREYVQATADYLIAEGIHVFYDTYDEANLWGKNLAEHFEWVYRNSSAYCVMFISKWYVKKIWTILERRSAVARAIAEDKEYILPARFDNTEVPNVLPTVKYVSLKDKTPQELGELIVRKLRHPSVTGR, encoded by the coding sequence ATGTTCAGCCTCCTCATCGCTTACGACCCGACCGCCTGGGAAACCGATCAGGTCATGCGGATGGATGCCGACCGTTTCAAAGAATACACCGACGGCGCAGAGGCCCAGGCCGTCTCCCTCGAAAAACCGAAGACCCTCAAGCTCCTGGAAGAAGCCCCCGCCCTCCTCATGTATGAAGGTGGTCCCGAAGCCTCCCGCGAAATCGTCCGTTACGGCACCCTTCGCAACATCCACGTCACCGGCCAGCACGTCACCTTCCGCTTCACCGAAAAGGGTCGTTTCACCCGTGCCGACATCCTTGAATTTTCCCGTCACCTTAGCATGGGCCATTGGGAGGAAAACCGGACCCATTGGGCCATCAAAGATGGAGACCTTCCCGCCGCCCTCCTCAAGCGGCTGCAAAGCCGCTACGACGTCGTCCTCTCCTTCGCGGGCGAGGACCGCGAATATGTCCAAGCCACTGCCGACTACCTTATCGCCGAAGGCATCCACGTCTTCTACGACACCTACGACGAAGCTAATCTGTGGGGCAAAAACCTCGCCGAGCATTTCGAGTGGGTCTACCGCAACAGCAGCGCCTACTGCGTGATGTTCATCTCGAAATGGTACGTAAAGAAGATTTGGACTATCCTGGAACGCCGTTCCGCCGTCGCCCGCGCTATCGCCGAAGACAAGGAGTACATCCTCCCCGCCCGTTTCGATAACACCGAGGTTCCGAACGTCCTTCCCACCGTCAAATACGTCTCCCTGAAGGACAAGACGCCGCAGGAGTTGGGCGAGTTGATCGTCCGCAAACTGCGTCATCCTTCCGTCACCGGGCGGTAG
- the moaC gene encoding cyclic pyranopterin monophosphate synthase MoaC encodes MPAPKKSNAPAKAKGKAFSHLDTQGRARMVNVAAKPDQRRRAVAEGFIALSPATLKLLKAQALPKGDVLTVAQIAGIQAAKRTSEWIPLCHPLPLHEVAVEFEVTAKGVRIVAAAETTGKTGVEMEALVAVSAAALALYDMCKAVDQTMVIEGIFVAEKTKW; translated from the coding sequence ATGCCCGCCCCGAAGAAATCAAACGCCCCGGCCAAGGCCAAGGGCAAGGCCTTCTCCCACCTCGACACCCAGGGCCGCGCCCGGATGGTCAACGTCGCCGCGAAGCCCGACCAGCGCCGCCGCGCCGTCGCCGAAGGCTTCATCGCCCTCAGCCCCGCGACGCTGAAACTGCTGAAGGCCCAAGCCCTGCCGAAGGGCGACGTCCTCACCGTCGCCCAGATCGCGGGCATCCAGGCGGCAAAGCGGACGAGCGAGTGGATTCCCCTCTGCCATCCGCTCCCCCTCCACGAGGTCGCCGTCGAGTTCGAGGTCACCGCGAAGGGCGTCCGCATCGTCGCCGCCGCCGAGACGACGGGGAAGACCGGCGTCGAGATGGAAGCCCTCGTCGCCGTCAGCGCCGCCGCCCTCGCCCTCTACGACATGTGCAAGGCCGTCGACCAGACCATGGTGATCGAGGGGATCTTCGTCGCCGAGAAGACGAAGTGGTAA
- a CDS encoding DUF3800 domain-containing protein, with protein sequence MADPTHDVMGESRFIAFFDECGDHSLTKIDKDFPLFLLSTVIVERSHYVEELIPAFARLKLQFWDHEGINLHSREIRKATGAYSFLQVPAKRQRFLQELSATVSKLHFTLFITCIRKDAHLSRYSDKARNPYDIALTYTFERVLHFLEGQGESNLPVIAEARGKQEDDSLKAAFYQLMTEGTQYNARERFQKIASPISFCSKYENVAGIQLADLCAHPAARSILKPDQSNQAFDLVKGKIYQSGRVSGWKVFP encoded by the coding sequence ATGGCCGATCCGACTCATGACGTGATGGGGGAATCGCGCTTCATCGCCTTTTTCGATGAATGCGGAGATCATTCCCTGACCAAGATCGACAAGGATTTCCCGCTCTTTCTCCTCTCCACCGTGATCGTCGAACGGAGCCACTACGTCGAGGAGCTGATTCCGGCCTTTGCCCGCCTGAAGCTCCAGTTTTGGGATCACGAGGGCATCAATCTGCACAGCCGGGAGATCCGCAAGGCGACGGGGGCCTATTCCTTCCTTCAGGTCCCTGCCAAGCGGCAACGATTTTTGCAGGAACTCAGTGCCACCGTGTCGAAGCTCCACTTCACCCTGTTCATTACCTGCATTCGGAAAGATGCCCACCTCTCCCGGTACAGCGACAAGGCCCGCAACCCCTACGACATCGCGCTGACCTACACCTTCGAGCGTGTCCTCCACTTCCTCGAAGGCCAGGGGGAAAGCAACCTTCCAGTGATCGCCGAAGCCCGAGGGAAGCAGGAAGATGACTCCCTCAAGGCGGCCTTTTACCAACTGATGACTGAAGGAACCCAATACAACGCCCGAGAGCGGTTCCAGAAGATCGCCTCCCCCATTTCCTTTTGCAGCAAATACGAGAACGTGGCGGGCATTCAACTTGCCGACCTGTGCGCCCATCCGGCAGCACGCAGCATCCTCAAACCCGATCAATCCAATCAGGCTTTCGATCTGGTAAAGGGGAAGATTTACCAGAGCGGACGAGTCAGCGGCTGGAAAGTGTTCCCGTAA
- a CDS encoding YHYH protein, with amino-acid sequence MRRIFLLGILLLPLPLLAREANLIRNPGFESGSAPSGPADYELTGAAAWGKTGNDLETGTRGIFFPGNARDGGSVAQTVHGLVPAKGKWLTFSFRGLAEEGFVLGSEALEMRIEFFAKDGTESRDGAVKAIYREIVADRRDFAANGNHGKGGAAVWRTYAFEEMIPFAEVDTVRLSVAYRDGAASSSGRNAAFQIDHFSLVQRPESRTGRVDPAVVQDKAKAGLPSASPADPATLTPLGGRWYYRAEAGEKIALPLTVTAENADRLLYQSDRLVAPFAGAMESSLRVGWKDRAGNTATEERPVPDNVTITFKGDGFLTLHSKNLPNHPTAQFPEISGNWRGNPSSIQEQDETFRLPLDPKPDPQAKAMTANDGNMALPMGPTGVAVNGVVFFNPFDAGMTDATSFMDRCCGHPNQDNQYHYHKYPICVNTAFVDKGDGHSEVIGFAFDGLPVYGPYEAAGVMAKDLSDNPLNDFNAHYDEARGWHYHVTPGKFPYLLGGYFAKVEKSNVMSGPPGGGGGQGRGREPGAGGGGPPSFGPGGMGPGPGPGPGPGPNGERPPPPPPW; translated from the coding sequence ATGCGCCGGATCTTCCTTCTTGGCATCCTCCTCCTGCCCCTTCCCCTCCTCGCGCGCGAGGCCAACCTCATCCGGAATCCGGGGTTCGAGAGCGGCTCCGCTCCCTCCGGCCCCGCCGACTATGAGCTGACGGGGGCCGCCGCCTGGGGCAAGACCGGCAACGACCTCGAGACGGGCACGCGCGGCATCTTCTTCCCCGGCAACGCGCGGGACGGCGGCTCCGTCGCCCAGACCGTCCACGGCCTCGTCCCGGCGAAGGGGAAGTGGCTCACCTTCTCCTTCCGCGGCTTGGCCGAGGAGGGCTTCGTCCTCGGAAGCGAGGCCCTCGAGATGCGGATCGAGTTCTTCGCGAAGGACGGGACCGAATCGCGCGACGGCGCCGTGAAGGCGATCTACCGAGAGATCGTCGCCGACCGCCGCGACTTCGCCGCGAACGGCAACCACGGCAAGGGCGGGGCCGCCGTCTGGCGGACCTACGCCTTCGAGGAGATGATCCCCTTTGCGGAGGTCGACACCGTCCGCCTCTCCGTCGCCTACCGGGACGGCGCGGCCTCCTCCTCCGGGCGGAACGCCGCCTTCCAGATCGACCATTTCTCCCTCGTCCAGCGGCCCGAGTCGCGGACCGGGCGGGTCGATCCCGCCGTGGTCCAGGACAAGGCCAAGGCGGGCCTCCCCTCGGCCTCCCCCGCCGATCCGGCGACGCTCACCCCCCTCGGCGGGCGGTGGTATTACCGGGCCGAGGCCGGGGAGAAAATCGCCCTGCCGCTGACGGTCACCGCCGAGAATGCCGACCGCCTCCTCTACCAGAGCGACCGCCTCGTCGCCCCCTTCGCCGGGGCGATGGAATCGTCCCTCCGCGTCGGCTGGAAGGATCGGGCGGGGAACACCGCCACCGAGGAACGGCCCGTCCCCGACAACGTGACGATCACCTTCAAGGGCGACGGCTTCCTCACCCTCCACTCGAAGAACCTGCCGAACCATCCGACGGCGCAATTCCCCGAAATCAGCGGGAACTGGCGCGGCAATCCCAGCTCGATCCAGGAGCAGGATGAGACCTTCCGCCTCCCCCTCGACCCGAAGCCCGATCCCCAGGCGAAGGCGATGACGGCGAACGACGGGAACATGGCCCTCCCGATGGGGCCGACCGGCGTGGCGGTGAACGGCGTCGTCTTCTTCAATCCCTTCGACGCCGGGATGACCGACGCCACCTCCTTCATGGACCGCTGCTGCGGCCATCCGAACCAGGACAACCAATACCACTATCACAAGTATCCGATCTGCGTGAACACCGCCTTCGTCGACAAGGGCGACGGCCACTCCGAGGTGATCGGCTTCGCCTTCGACGGGCTCCCCGTCTACGGCCCCTACGAGGCGGCGGGCGTCATGGCGAAGGACCTCTCGGACAATCCCCTCAACGACTTCAACGCCCACTACGACGAGGCGCGCGGCTGGCACTACCACGTCACGCCGGGGAAATTCCCCTACCTCCTCGGCGGCTACTTCGCGAAGGTGGAGAAGAGCAACGTCATGTCCGGGCCGCCCGGCGGGGGCGGCGGGCAGGGCCGGGGGCGGGAACCGGGCGCGGGCGGAGGCGGGCCCCCTTCCTTCGGCCCCGGCGGGATGGGGCCGGGCCCAGGCCCGGGTCCGGGCCCGGGCCCGAACGGCGAGCGTCCCCCGCCTCCCCCGCCGTGGTAG
- a CDS encoding DEAD/DEAH box helicase family protein, with amino-acid sequence MGDRPHSVYPPSAGSGDVIRNAANHRITAAAKIGTGGPKQRFKQNVAAIETLRRIEVENRPATPEEKAVLVKYVGWGGLPQVFSPVPEWRKENEQLSSLLTDEEFDAARGSTLNAHYTAPGVVRAMYAAVERLGFGGGRILEPACGLGHFLGLMPETMAAQSPVTGIELDSITARLAQKLYPDADIRHTGYEKAQLADGFYDLAISNVPFGDYQPYDKRFKAYKFNIHDYFFAATVERIRPGGLICFITSKGTLDKKHSLLRRHVAKQADLAAAIRLPNTAFKENANTEVTTDIVILRKRLPGQAPSGPAWQESVEYQNVKGERMLLNEYFAARPEQMLGTMALEGTMYGSHEPALVSDGRDLEAALAEAVGRLPEGIYQAARRKEAAREPIRVPAPGDIKPHAFALIETDRGTRIGIREGAEVVILEGLSADASRRIRGMVRLRNAVRACLHAQVEDAPESEIVRTREWLNQEYDRFHSRFGPVSERMNARAFSGDPDLPLLLSLEQFDEIKRSAKKTAIFRERTIQRQKPAEAAGTAKEALLISLNENGKVDLAHMSWLLKRPVEEFLPELKGVVFLDPQTDAWEPEDAYLSGNIREKLAVAEAAAVSDPRYAENVVALKAVQPEDLKPTEIEARLGSAWIPSDDIQGFAHDLLKLDPGTVKIRHAPELGAWTVQADYSATSSVANVTEWGMARYSALHLIEDALNLRTPTVYDPGPEKDTRVINPAATEAAREMQQRIKERFTQWIWEDDARRERLARQYNDEYNNVRIRTFDGNHLTLPGVSPLIQLRSHQKAAVWRILQTPNSLLAHVVGAGKTYTMVAAGMESKRLGLAQKPMFVVPNHMLGQFSSELLTLYPGANVLAAGKDDFETAKRQELFSRIATGNWDAVIVTHSGFERIPMAREVQERFIKEQIDELEMAILRQKADKSFARMVKELERAKKRLEGRLETLAAEEKKDNTLTFEELGVDRLFVDEAHYFKNLFYVTKMTRVAGLPQTSSQRAFDMFLKVRHLQALNGGGGVVFATGTPVTNTMAEMFTMQRYLQHLDLSRQGLQHFDSWAATFGEPVTAMELSPDGAGYRLNTRFARFVNVPELMQQFRQMADIQTAEMLELPVPKLFQGRPQIVSAPATPALRAYVASLVKRAEKLRMGNVDPSIDNMLKITGDGRKAALDLRLVGAGKDHPESKLSLAAKEIFSIWEGTKEERLAQLVFCDLSTPQPGGLRVFSAYEDLRDKLVRMGVPAEEIAFIQDYEADAAKSALFKRVRSGQVRVLLGSTQKMGTGTNVQERLIALHHLDAPWRPADIEQREGRILRQGNRNTEVKIFRYVTEGSFDAYMWGVLETKAKFIGQIMTKQSHVRKIEDLDSPALTYAEVKAIASGNPLVLEKAKVDAEVMRLTRLRAQHREGLFVTRNAIRQAQQDVPRLEEKIGSLVVDLAARQNTKGDAFVMKIEGRNYTQREMAGETLNRLAQKHLLSEKTVEIGAFAGFTLQIWPDRSKEVIVRGKNAYAATVSESPLGTISSLEYMVRSMDERAQDYRKELETTQKRIVELRPHADKPFEHEEKLQGLVKRQQEIMDALDLEKNQASNRLDAEVLPVVEEAVRVEEGEAIVERRGIGVAVS; translated from the coding sequence GTGGGAGATCGTCCGCATTCGGTATATCCTCCTTCCGCCGGAAGCGGCGACGTAATCCGCAACGCCGCAAACCATCGGATCACCGCCGCCGCCAAGATCGGAACCGGGGGGCCGAAGCAGCGGTTCAAGCAGAACGTCGCCGCCATTGAGACGCTGCGGCGGATCGAGGTGGAGAACCGGCCTGCCACGCCTGAGGAAAAGGCGGTTCTCGTCAAGTATGTCGGCTGGGGTGGGTTGCCCCAAGTCTTCTCTCCCGTCCCCGAATGGCGGAAGGAGAACGAGCAGCTTTCCTCGCTGTTGACGGACGAGGAATTCGACGCGGCGCGGGGCTCGACCCTCAACGCCCACTACACTGCTCCCGGCGTCGTCCGCGCGATGTACGCCGCTGTCGAGCGGCTGGGCTTCGGGGGTGGACGCATCCTGGAACCGGCCTGCGGTCTGGGCCACTTCCTTGGCCTGATGCCGGAAACGATGGCGGCCCAGTCACCCGTCACCGGAATTGAGTTGGATTCGATCACGGCGCGGCTCGCGCAAAAGCTCTATCCTGACGCCGACATCCGGCACACCGGCTACGAGAAAGCCCAGCTCGCCGACGGGTTCTATGACTTGGCGATTTCTAACGTCCCGTTTGGCGACTACCAGCCTTACGACAAACGCTTCAAGGCGTACAAGTTCAATATCCATGACTATTTCTTCGCGGCGACAGTGGAGCGGATTCGGCCCGGAGGATTGATCTGTTTCATCACCTCGAAGGGAACCCTCGACAAGAAGCATTCCCTCTTGCGGCGGCACGTCGCCAAGCAGGCCGACTTGGCGGCGGCGATCCGGCTTCCGAACACTGCCTTCAAGGAGAACGCCAACACCGAGGTCACGACCGACATCGTGATCCTGCGGAAACGGCTGCCGGGTCAGGCCCCCTCGGGCCCGGCGTGGCAGGAGAGCGTCGAGTACCAGAACGTCAAGGGGGAGAGAATGCTCCTCAACGAGTATTTCGCCGCTCGGCCCGAGCAGATGTTGGGGACGATGGCACTGGAGGGAACGATGTACGGTTCCCATGAACCGGCCCTGGTTTCGGACGGGCGGGATTTGGAGGCGGCGTTGGCCGAGGCGGTGGGCCGGTTGCCCGAAGGCATCTATCAGGCGGCGCGGCGGAAGGAAGCCGCCCGCGAGCCGATCCGGGTGCCCGCGCCCGGCGACATCAAACCGCACGCCTTCGCCTTGATCGAAACCGACCGGGGCACGCGGATCGGGATTCGGGAAGGAGCCGAAGTGGTGATCCTGGAGGGACTCTCGGCGGACGCTTCCCGCCGTATTCGGGGAATGGTCCGGTTGCGGAACGCGGTGCGGGCCTGCCTTCACGCTCAGGTCGAGGACGCCCCGGAATCGGAGATCGTCCGCACGCGGGAATGGCTCAACCAGGAGTATGATCGGTTCCATTCCCGGTTCGGGCCGGTGTCGGAGCGGATGAATGCCCGTGCCTTTTCGGGCGATCCCGATTTGCCCCTTCTTCTCTCCCTGGAGCAGTTCGATGAAATCAAGCGGTCGGCGAAGAAGACGGCCATCTTCCGAGAACGGACGATCCAGCGGCAGAAGCCCGCAGAAGCAGCGGGAACGGCGAAAGAGGCGTTGCTCATCTCGCTCAACGAGAACGGCAAGGTTGACCTGGCCCACATGAGCTGGTTGCTGAAGCGGCCGGTGGAGGAATTCTTGCCCGAATTGAAGGGCGTCGTCTTTCTCGACCCGCAGACCGACGCCTGGGAGCCGGAAGATGCTTACCTGTCGGGAAACATTCGGGAAAAGCTGGCTGTCGCTGAGGCGGCGGCGGTGAGCGATCCCAGGTATGCTGAGAACGTCGTGGCGCTGAAGGCGGTCCAGCCAGAGGACTTGAAGCCGACCGAGATCGAGGCGCGGCTCGGGTCGGCGTGGATACCCTCCGACGACATCCAGGGGTTTGCCCACGATTTGCTGAAGCTCGATCCCGGCACGGTGAAGATCCGGCACGCGCCGGAGTTGGGAGCCTGGACAGTCCAGGCCGACTATAGCGCGACCAGTTCGGTGGCGAACGTCACCGAATGGGGGATGGCACGGTATTCGGCGCTCCATCTAATCGAGGACGCCCTGAACCTGCGGACGCCCACGGTCTACGATCCTGGCCCGGAGAAGGACACCCGCGTCATCAACCCCGCCGCGACCGAGGCGGCACGGGAAATGCAGCAGCGGATTAAGGAACGGTTCACCCAATGGATTTGGGAGGACGATGCCCGGCGGGAACGGTTGGCCCGGCAATACAATGACGAGTACAACAACGTCCGCATTCGGACGTTCGACGGGAACCACCTCACGTTGCCGGGGGTAAGTCCGTTGATTCAGTTGCGGTCCCACCAAAAGGCGGCGGTGTGGCGTATCCTCCAGACGCCGAACAGTCTCCTGGCCCATGTCGTCGGGGCCGGGAAGACTTACACGATGGTCGCGGCGGGAATGGAGTCGAAACGGCTGGGGCTGGCCCAGAAGCCGATGTTCGTGGTGCCGAACCATATGTTGGGGCAGTTCTCGTCCGAATTGCTGACGCTCTATCCTGGCGCGAATGTCTTGGCGGCGGGAAAGGACGATTTCGAAACGGCGAAGCGGCAGGAGCTTTTTTCCCGGATCGCTACCGGGAACTGGGACGCGGTGATCGTCACTCATTCCGGTTTCGAGCGCATTCCGATGGCGCGGGAGGTGCAGGAGCGGTTCATCAAGGAGCAGATCGACGAACTGGAAATGGCGATTCTCCGGCAGAAGGCCGACAAGAGCTTTGCCCGGATGGTGAAGGAATTGGAGCGGGCGAAAAAGAGGTTGGAGGGCCGTTTGGAAACGCTGGCCGCCGAGGAGAAAAAGGACAACACCCTGACGTTCGAGGAGTTGGGGGTGGATCGGCTCTTTGTGGACGAGGCGCACTATTTCAAGAATCTCTTCTACGTTACGAAGATGACCCGCGTGGCGGGGTTGCCGCAAACATCCTCGCAACGGGCGTTCGATATGTTCCTGAAGGTCCGCCACCTTCAGGCGTTGAACGGAGGCGGGGGTGTCGTCTTCGCCACGGGGACGCCGGTGACGAACACGATGGCCGAGATGTTCACGATGCAGCGGTACTTGCAGCATCTCGACCTGTCCCGGCAGGGGTTGCAACATTTTGATTCGTGGGCGGCGACGTTCGGGGAGCCGGTGACGGCAATGGAGTTGTCGCCGGATGGCGCGGGGTATCGGCTCAATACCCGGTTCGCCCGGTTCGTGAATGTCCCTGAGCTGATGCAGCAGTTTCGGCAGATGGCCGACATCCAGACGGCGGAAATGCTGGAGTTGCCGGTGCCGAAGCTGTTCCAGGGGAGACCGCAAATCGTCAGCGCCCCGGCGACGCCCGCGTTGAGGGCCTATGTCGCCTCGTTGGTGAAGCGGGCTGAGAAGCTGCGGATGGGGAATGTCGATCCCTCCATCGACAATATGCTCAAGATCACTGGGGACGGACGGAAAGCCGCGCTCGACTTACGGTTGGTCGGGGCCGGGAAGGATCACCCCGAAAGCAAGCTCTCCCTGGCGGCGAAGGAGATCTTCTCGATCTGGGAGGGAACGAAGGAGGAGCGGTTGGCGCAGCTGGTCTTTTGTGACCTCTCGACGCCGCAGCCGGGAGGGTTGCGGGTCTTTTCGGCCTACGAGGACTTGCGGGACAAGCTGGTGCGGATGGGGGTTCCCGCCGAGGAGATCGCTTTCATCCAGGATTACGAGGCCGATGCGGCGAAGAGCGCCTTGTTCAAGCGTGTGCGTTCTGGCCAAGTCCGGGTCTTACTGGGCAGCACGCAGAAGATGGGGACGGGAACGAACGTCCAGGAACGACTGATCGCGCTGCATCACTTGGATGCCCCGTGGCGGCCCGCCGATATCGAGCAGCGGGAGGGACGTATTCTCCGGCAGGGAAACCGGAATACCGAGGTGAAGATTTTCCGGTACGTCACCGAGGGATCGTTCGATGCCTATATGTGGGGCGTCCTGGAGACGAAGGCCAAGTTCATCGGACAGATCATGACGAAGCAAAGCCATGTGCGGAAAATCGAGGACTTGGATTCCCCGGCGTTGACCTACGCGGAGGTGAAAGCGATTGCCTCGGGAAATCCGCTGGTGCTGGAGAAGGCGAAGGTGGATGCCGAGGTGATGCGGCTGACACGGCTTCGGGCGCAACATCGGGAAGGGTTGTTCGTCACGCGGAACGCGATCCGACAGGCGCAGCAGGATGTTCCCCGGTTGGAGGAGAAGATCGGGTCTTTGGTGGTCGATTTGGCGGCTCGGCAGAATACCAAGGGGGACGCTTTCGTCATGAAGATCGAGGGGCGGAACTACACCCAGCGGGAGATGGCGGGGGAGACGTTGAACCGGCTGGCGCAGAAGCATCTCCTCTCGGAGAAGACGGTCGAAATCGGGGCCTTCGCAGGGTTCACACTCCAGATTTGGCCGGATCGGTCGAAGGAAGTGATCGTTCGGGGGAAGAATGCGTATGCGGCGACCGTCTCAGAGTCACCCTTGGGGACCATCAGCTCCTTGGAATACATGGTCCGCTCGATGGATGAGCGCGCCCAGGATTACCGAAAAGAGCTGGAGACGACGCAGAAGCGGATCGTGGAACTACGGCCCCATGCCGACAAGCCGTTCGAGCATGAAGAGAAATTGCAGGGGCTGGTGAAGCGCCAGCAGGAGATCATGGACGCACTCGATTTGGAGAAGAATCAGGCGTCGAACAGGTTGGATGCGGAGGTGCTGCCGGTGGTGGAGGAAGCGGTGCGGGTGGAGGAAGGAGAAGCCATAGTTGAAAGGAGGGGAATAGGAGTGGCGGTCTCCTAG
- a CDS encoding amino acid ABC transporter permease: MKTETASSPSCLRRALSWLLVFAVLSLGFTLAFGSLRYQWHWEAVWEYRAKFLSGWLVTVALSLGALAGSVVLGMGAALLRRAPVLPLRQAARVYVEAVRGTPLLVQILILYYIVGDALGLQNRYLAGVVILSLFGGAYVGEIVRAGIEGIGASQFETARALGFTTAQTYRYVVLPQALRHMLPSLAGQFVSLVKDSSLLSLIAVDEFTQNARQVNAFTYSTLEAYLPLAVGYLILTLPLSLWTQSLEKRFQYET, translated from the coding sequence ATGAAAACGGAAACGGCTTCTTCCCCTTCCTGCCTGCGCCGGGCCTTGAGCTGGCTCCTGGTCTTCGCGGTGCTGAGCCTCGGCTTCACCCTCGCCTTCGGGAGCCTCCGCTATCAATGGCATTGGGAGGCGGTGTGGGAATATCGGGCGAAGTTCCTTTCGGGCTGGCTGGTGACGGTGGCCCTCTCGCTCGGCGCCTTGGCAGGGAGTGTCGTCCTCGGGATGGGGGCGGCGCTGCTGCGGCGCGCGCCGGTCTTGCCGCTGCGGCAGGCGGCGCGGGTCTATGTGGAGGCGGTGCGGGGGACGCCGCTGCTGGTCCAGATTTTGATTCTCTACTACATCGTCGGCGATGCGCTCGGCCTGCAGAACCGGTATCTGGCGGGGGTGGTCATCCTCTCGCTCTTCGGCGGGGCCTACGTGGGGGAGATCGTCCGGGCGGGGATCGAGGGGATCGGGGCGTCGCAGTTCGAGACGGCGCGGGCGCTCGGCTTCACGACGGCCCAGACCTACCGGTATGTGGTCTTGCCCCAGGCGCTGCGCCACATGCTGCCGTCGCTCGCGGGGCAGTTCGTCTCCCTGGTGAAGGATTCGTCGCTGCTGTCGCTGATCGCGGTCGACGAGTTCACGCAGAATGCGCGGCAGGTGAATGCCTTCACCTACAGCACGCTGGAGGCGTACCTCCCGCTCGCCGTCGGCTACCTGATCCTCACGCTCCCGCTCTCGCTCTGGACGCAGAGCCTGGAGAAGCGGTTCCAATACGAAACCTGA
- a CDS encoding amino acid ABC transporter ATP-binding protein — MNLELRGLTKTFHGEPVLRDVTLASSARCLALIGPSGGGKSTLLRIIAGLERPSGGEVRWNGTPIPRDEAGLREHRRHLGVVFQASNLFPHLSALENLTLPLEKVHGLTPADARERALGLLARFRLEAHAGKRPAALSGGQRQRVALVRAVAAQPKAILLDEPTSALDPEMTVEVLDMIGELRAEGCDLIVVTHAMGFARQVADEVAFLAEGRIVEAGPAAPFFDAPQSPVCRAFLEKVLKY, encoded by the coding sequence ATGAACCTCGAACTGCGCGGTCTCACGAAGACGTTCCACGGGGAGCCGGTCCTCCGCGACGTGACGCTGGCGTCCTCGGCCCGGTGCCTCGCGCTGATCGGCCCTTCGGGCGGGGGGAAATCGACCCTGCTCCGGATCATCGCGGGGCTGGAACGGCCGAGCGGCGGCGAGGTGCGGTGGAACGGGACGCCGATCCCGCGGGACGAGGCGGGGCTCCGGGAGCATCGCCGCCACCTCGGCGTCGTCTTCCAGGCCTCGAATCTCTTCCCCCATCTTTCCGCGCTGGAGAACCTGACGCTGCCGCTGGAGAAAGTCCACGGCCTCACCCCCGCCGACGCGCGGGAACGGGCGCTGGGCCTCCTCGCCCGGTTCCGGCTCGAGGCCCATGCGGGGAAGCGGCCCGCCGCGCTCTCCGGCGGCCAGCGCCAGCGGGTCGCCCTCGTCCGCGCGGTGGCGGCCCAGCCGAAGGCGATCCTCCTCGACGAGCCGACCTCGGCGCTCGATCCCGAGATGACGGTCGAGGTCCTCGACATGATCGGGGAACTGCGGGCCGAAGGTTGCGACCTGATTGTCGTGACCCATGCGATGGGCTTCGCCCGGCAGGTGGCCGACGAGGTCGCCTTCCTCGCCGAGGGGCGGATCGTCGAGGCGGGGCCGGCGGCGCCGTTCTTCGACGCGCCGCAGAGTCCGGTCTGCCGGGCCTTCCTCGAGAAGGTGCTGAAGTATTGA
- a CDS encoding transporter substrate-binding domain-containing protein, whose translation MELGYPPFEMTDAGGKPSGVSVDLARALGEALHRPVRIENIGFDGLIPALQTGKIDLIISSMTATPERARAIAFSDPYLHTGLALLAGRNGPLAGPGDLAKPGLRIAVKNGTTGQLYARDHLPGVRVLVFDSEDAAVLEVTQGKADAFIYDQMSILAHALRHPETTRPFLQPLREEAWAIGLRRGDDALREEVNGFLRDFRVGGGFDALGERYLAAQKAAFARLGVPFVF comes from the coding sequence ATGGAGTTGGGGTATCCGCCGTTTGAGATGACCGATGCGGGGGGGAAGCCTTCGGGGGTGAGTGTTGATCTGGCGCGGGCGTTGGGGGAGGCGCTGCATCGGCCGGTGCGGATCGAGAATATCGGGTTCGATGGGCTGATCCCGGCGCTCCAGACGGGGAAGATCGATCTCATCATTTCGTCGATGACGGCGACGCCGGAGCGGGCGCGGGCGATTGCGTTTTCCGATCCTTATCTGCACACGGGGCTCGCGCTTTTGGCGGGGCGGAACGGGCCGTTGGCCGGGCCGGGCGATCTGGCGAAGCCGGGGCTTCGCATTGCGGTGAAGAACGGGACGACGGGGCAGCTTTATGCGCGGGATCATCTGCCCGGCGTCCGCGTCCTGGTCTTTGACAGCGAGGATGCGGCGGTGCTCGAGGTGACGCAGGGGAAGGCCGATGCGTTCATCTATGACCAGATGTCGATCCTGGCCCATGCGCTGCGCCATCCGGAGACGACGCGGCCTTTCCTCCAGCCGCTGCGGGAGGAGGCGTGGGCGATCGGGCTCCGCCGGGGCGACGACGCGCTGCGGGAGGAGGTGAATGGCTTCCTGCGGGACTTCCGCGTGGGCGGGGGCTTCGACGCGCTGGGGGAGCGGTATCTCGCGGCGCAGAAGGCGGCTTTCGCGCGCCTCGGCGTTCCCTTTGTTTTTTGA